cgtccatcatgatcgaTTTCAACTCCTTCCACGTtagctcgtatgcagcgtcgttcccgcgcttgttcctttctgcggtccaccagtccaaagctcgtgactggaagacaccggtagcattgagagtacggaggtgatctgggcatccgctttgacgaagggtgacttctaccgagtcaaaccaatgaaacagagccgtagggccatcttcaccggtaaactcttttggcccacatgccttgaattgtttgaagctaaaagtagctttgttggagtccttgggcgtgagggttcgggattcctcagatgacttgcttgcgttctcgaatacttcactcacagcctttgctactgttttagagaggatagcagcaagacgacgatctctcttctcccgacgagtaagacgttgacgaggccttgatgatgacgacatggtctgcaattgacatcgccatagggctcaacacaacgaattcgaatctcgcacgtcttagtttactaaagcttagaatcacgtcgcatctcacgtcacgtaacacatataaacacataaacacataatcacagagacacataagcacagaaacaactaaagcacagaagcaattaagcaaatagagcacttaatttcctaaacacgtacgaaattttatcacagaagcagtcagaaaacagaaacctatatcCACATGTCGAGTGTCGTttgttttgcatatcggatagcatcacattgtatcgtctaacttagtcgtataggtagcctagcacactggtttcgtttagatcacatctcCAGAGATTTGAATcaagataggatagcaacaaaagtcacgctGATTGATAGCAAATGGAGCAATCAACAAATCTTAAagcacgtaaacaggtaaatcatataaaatcaacaaagcaacactcaaatcggaaaatggattgtctgcggctactagactttgactaaccatggcaatttaactattcgcagttgacttgtcgtcactttcgactctaggggacatgtttctgcctcgattcttgggcattatgcatgcgcattctaggccatactcgtgagttcaggtcgttggagtccgtcaattgccttggcgagataaaataaagttggaataactgccaaggttagggtttcacccctagctcagcaaatttcttccttgttttaagaaaatttagaggaagttTTCATCAATTTATGGGTTTCAGCCCCGAATTTGGTATATCTTTCCCCCGTTTTGTTAGAAAatcgcacaaaataattggcaaaattttgtattttcaggcaggaatttgcggatttcactcctaatcccgtccaaattacaaaatttggctcggagttcggatgtaatgatagaatagaaggaaacaacataaaacaagcacataaacttggtctcttggttcctaactatagtctaggtttctaagacagcgatccggactagatcgtgtctaacctaattccctatagttatggctctgataccaatctgtcacaccccaaccgatggcggaatcatcggggcgcggcactgagcgaaacagattgttcagaagtttccacaacaactattatacaatttagttatataacacgtcccataccgtgtcccaaacaataacaagttatcatagaaagcaactaaacaatatgggaactgttccgacaactcggattcttaattattacaaaccaaaagtaaatattgttttaagacccctagacgactactgtggatcttactgactacaggtgccagtgcaagatctacagataattatggccctggaacaggtacgtggacactgtcctaaggtcacaggctcctagaagtttattattgcctcgcttccctagcacgctagtagcttaaacacctgtcacatacgttaaaataaaagtcaatacatataatgtaaaggtgagtacacaagtttgatatagcatatagagttcgaatagtttacgcataaccaagcacgtacacaagggcaaacgatgcatgtaaatcatcaacatgggaccatcgataccaatgacttcgggttgactgtccgagacagttcgcaatacatgattaccaccgtaatccatgcaggtaattgtccttagcaacccccgtgtgaacgggtgctgagtccaaactatagtactacgttgctaaagcaggtagatagcactccacgtgtaaacataataaacagcaatcatttagacaagtaatacatgcaagtaggttagcgttcaaatagtttgagttgtttgtgaatttggtagattacgtatgtaacacccaaaagtgctggaagcaaaaagggatcgagtatactcacagtgattgattatggattgaagggagcactgagaacagattagcctgaatagttcgataacacaacgatgagtaacgcgaaaAAGGTAAACAATgttacttggatcgagtaggccattcgatcggacagcagttcgatcgagtgggctgttcgattggtttgaaaatccgttcgaacatccattcgatcggccggctggctcgatcggctggttctttcaagtggattgtttcttcctttgatgtgaaggatgtgtttgtgtatgatggtttgtactacctttcaagttggccgatcgaacagctattcgatcggttagcccaaccgatcggttagcacttcgttgttttcaagtatgtcactcgatcggctggcatgttcgatcgggtgacattccaatgttttgaaaagtctaagtgttgaagtatagtatctcatgattcgagcagtaatgtttacaatcgagtggctcgatcgatcgaacagaacccttgtcaatactacactttatgagtttgtgggactaagtgctggtcgatcggttagcctagccgatcggctggcatagtcgttcggttgggctgttcgatcgaacagcctagccgttcggccagcttctcgatttggttaacctttcacctaacacttggttattcccgttaattgttgatgttttagagatattttgactacgagttgaaccacaaagctgaagtccctacttggcctactgactcgagcaggaatcacccaaacccggtcagagacggtttggaacctaagcttaacgtttaacccggaatcggtacaTCTCTCGGcggaacccgaatcttgaactctgtgtttgtttagattgatttatgAATCGGTTCAAGCTCGTTTTCACCggcttgagtgtaaaagagttgaaagatagatgaaaacccatcttccaatctttttccaccgtgaaatgttaagatctttggaagattttaagttattgatgcggaaatcggttagatctagcttattcatggtggaatgatgtcaaaacttagtgttcttgaagaacacatgatgacatcacccaagaacacctagatcttggtgatttcatggatgaaaatcagattttgaaagatagaaagatggagaatcgattaatgaacaaaaacgtaccaagattagagtgaaatacttacaggtttgagagaaatcttggatttagtgagaagaagaggctggtcggtcagagcttttccaaaagtggaaagtatgacaaagacagtcctatttataggcttccaaaagaggaaaggtcagctgatcgaacagcattcctgatcgagcagctgtccgatcgaacagtcctgttcgatcggctagcctgttcgatcaggttgccctgttcgatcggctagcctgttcgatcaggtggccctgttcgaacggcttgcctagttttgagtgttttcgcgacgatttttgatatttcgagttcggtGAATGAtaatttgaggatgatagaattcctaatcaaattacttttagtcccaactactatatctaacatacaagcatccttacaacttgtttccaaagtcggtttcgattgagtttgattcaccttcgagtcttgattgatttgattgattcaccacacactttaacataaaagtaaacatgcacaaataacacataaggcacacacacacgtataaaaagtactaaaatccccacacttgcgtttgatgattgatttgattagctttattgcgttgttacttcctaccattcacagtcggtcgttgattcacagttcgattatcggtcgattagtttaattatacaacacttactccaaataatacgaaaatcaaaatgaaactaaaatgaaattaatctttattaatctttaattccaataacagtcaacacttgactttgacttttggaaaacacggggtgttacacaaacGACCTGAGACTAACTCAAACGACCTAGTTACCTTATAGTCACTTCGTGCGAGCTGATTTTGATTACACACGACTTGAACCATTTTACACGACCTGGAAGTCCAAACCGTGCGAAGTGGATGTTTTGGTGCGACCTGGGTGCAATTCGTGCGAATTGAACTATGTTTCAAACGACCTTGTTCAAACAAGTGATTCCGAGCAAACTGAGAGGTCAAATCGTGTGAATTGGATCCAATTCGTGCGAGCTGGACTTGATCAACTCGTGCGAATTGATGATGATGTCACACGATCGGGCGATTTTTTTGacaaattgatcaggttttagttcgaatttgggtctaattctttcaaggatttgttaaaacagtaTTTCGCGTGTTGTAtgtgaaaatcaagccattttaaccgtgaaatctcaGTTAATTTGATGAAAAAGTTTAGAAGTGTGAGTAgaagtgagtagaaatcagaaattTAGATGAAAaacagctgaaatggtaagaactcttcctcctgagctctgataccacttgtaggatcgttgtgacGACCAAAcaagtcgttcagaagagatctcgttcaatacgaaaggcggaatcagacgtatCGAAGTTATTTCAGCTGAATACATACtagaatcactttaactatctcttgtattgatttgatgACGTTTTACAGTCTTGAgatacttcggcagagcttcgctaccggaatcaggaatgttacaaatgaagatACAAGTCACCTATGTATAGGAAATCTAGTTCCCATGAAACTGCCACTGTCCAATTCGTACGAACTGGTCCAGTTCTCATGAACTTGCCACTTCGTGTGAACTGGCTTGTTCAGCTCTGTTTCCTGTTTTTCTCGTTCTACGTGACTCGATCTATCAactctattacaagactcgatacaagacgaagtcgacagatatATGCACCAACAATAATATACGCATATAACCGAGTACTTTTATTTTCCTCTTATAACGTTCGTACATTAGTTCTTTTTACAAAAACTAAATATGCGTATAGAAATATCCTATTAGAACCATTAGTGTTATTTTTTATTGTTTCCGGTCGATGTAGAACACGTGTCGACATACTTTTGTACTTTCAAAGActcttttgttaaattttctcTTTCGGTTGCTATATCGAATTAAAAATCGGATCACCCCGCTGCGAAGCGCGGGTGTAATCCCTAGTTTTAgtaattttcctttttttttcttattatcATATATACGAAGACGTGTTCAAAAGTTAGTTGTACTCTAGGAATATCATATGTTGTAATGTATATACCGATATTTCAAAGAAATACCTAAAGTGGAACCTCATTTAATATGTTATgatgatttttttaatatatattttaaaattaaaaaaacataaacaatGATATATGTTACATACTTTATTGCAAGTTGATTCAATTGATTAACAACTCATATAacggtatatttttttttttgcaataacaatattatgatacttgatacaatgtgatgattttgatAAGAATAGTAAACAATTAAACATATCGTATTAATGATTTGTTATGCTTAAAATGTGTAGCAAGAAATTATGCTAAGCGTTTAATCATTTGTTTTCATCGTCACCAAGAGGGATGGTATTTCGTGCATAACGTAGTAAGACATTTTATTTATACAAAGAATTTGTTTAATAGAAGGAAAGCAGTTGTACGCAATGACACAGAAGCTCCAAGAAAGGCAATCCAGAAAAAATCTATGATAAatctaggggtgagcaaaaggaaaaacccgaccatacccgaccattacccgacctgatccgagaaccgatcaaacataaaatacagaaccgattcactaccctaaatatagggtcggttccggtccataggtccaagtcgggtttcaccatgaaaaaaACCGAGAACCGACCGgacccgaccctattttatatgaaaaattggaaccgatctaaatacctaggtacttgagttcgggtcgggttgggtatttttcagttcggttctcggttattttcggtccggacctaaatttgctcacccctagatAAATCATAAGCCAATAAAGCAATAGCGCAATAAAAACAGTGGTTCCCATGCTTGTATTTATATGCAGTAATGCAAATCCCTAAAACTTCAATTCACAAAAGATAATTTATCCGCCATGGAAGCTCTAAGAACTGTCTCGACTGTTGCCCCACCGAAAGTTATCACAGCTCACTTGTCCAAACCCCTTTTCAGTCTTTCTTTTACTCAGAAAAGATCTAAATCTCCCTTACTCAACTTAACCCAGTTTACAAAATCCAAATTCACTAAGTTCAATGTCATTTCTCCATCTGTCTGGACCCAACCCGCAGCCCCACCCGAAGAAGAAACCGAACCCGATACCGATGAGAAATTTGATTGGTTTTCTCACTGGTATCCGCTCATGCCTGTGTGTGATTTGGACAAGAGGGCTCCGCATGGGATGAAGGTGTTGGGTCTTGATGTTGTGGTGTGGTGGGATAAGAACGCGAATCAATGGAAGGTGTTCGATGATCGCTGTCCACACAGATTGGCTCCACTTTCCGAAGGAAGGATTGATCAATGGGGTAGGCTGCAGTGTGTGTACCATGGCTGGTGTTTTAATGGCTCCGGCAACTGCAAATTAATTCCTCAAGCTCCTCTTGATGGTCCTCCGGTAATTTAGATCACTTGCGGTCTTCTTTTCTAACAAGTTAATACATTTCTATATCATGGTTTTGTTTGATAAAATTATCAAAATATACCTGCAGGTTCATTCTTTCCCGAAAGCATGTGTTGGTGTTTATCCAAGCACCATACAATACGATATTGTTTGGTTTTGGCCTAGTACTGATCCACAATACAAGGATATCCTCTCCAAGAAGAAACCACTATACATCCCTGAACTTTCATATCCTTCATATGCCTTCCAAACATACCACAGAGATATACCATACGGGTATGAAGTACTGATTGAAAATCTCATGGACCCTTCTCATGTTCAATATGCACATCGTGGGATAATTTCGGCAAAAGAGCCCAGATAAGTATTTATGCAATCAGACAACTTTAGTTGTCTCCTGTTCTTGATAATCACCTAACACAAGTTTCCTGCACTGTTAAGGTTGATCGAGAAGGGGGTGTCCCAATTGATTTGAAAATGGAATATTCGGACAAAAATGGTTATGCTACAACTAACAACCAAGATATTAAATCGAGCTTTGTTGCACCTTATATGTACAAAAGCAATCTCCAAAATTTCACACCGGTATAAACTTAACTTTGTATAGCGTATGGATAAACTAAACATCATGAATGTAACTTTATTCTTGTAATTTGATTGATTTAGGGAAAATTCGGACAAAAGGGACCGGAAGAGGATGTTTTGGTCTTTTTATGTATTCCGGTAAGCCCGGGTAATAGCAGATTGATAACTATTATTCCTAGACACTTGTGGGTAAATGTATCATATTGCAAATGGTGGAACCATATGATCCAGAATTTGATCGTTGATTCGGATTTGTATCTTCTTCGCGTTCAGGTAAACCTTGATTGTGATTCAAATTCAAATTGTTGTATTCGCATTTTTGAAAGATCATGCGACTTTTAGGAGGAGAAATTGCTGGAGGCAGGACCTTTAAATTGGCAAAAAGTCAGTTTTGTGCCAGCCAAAGCAGATGCTAACGTGGTGCTATTTAGAAAGTGGCTAAAGAAATATGCGGGTGGTCAATTCGATTGGGGAACCAAGTTTAATGGAGCTCTTCCACCCATCCCTCCTAGAGAACAATTCTTTGACAGGTTATTGGCAGAAACCTAAGCCACACCAAGGTTTATTTGCTTTTTAATTGATTTGTTTGTTTAGGTACTGGAGCCATGTGGTGAATTGCAGTAGCTGCAACCGTGCATATAAAGGTTTTAAGGCACTAAAGATCTCTCTTCAAGTGTTTTCAGTTTCTTCGGTCGCTATTATGGCTGCAACCAAACCCGGGATGGTATCAGTTGCCGCTAGAAACACACTTGCAGTTGCTGCAATTATGTGTTTTGTGGGATCACTATGGTTGTCACGTTTCATTTACAAAACCTTCCATTTTCATGACTATAATCACTCCTTTAAATGAGGTTCATTTTTTTAAGATCATGATGTAATATATTCCTTGTGTTGTCGTTTACTTTTACTATTGTTGTTTGTTTCTCCCCCACGTATCTATCTAtcctatataataaaagaaaattattgaggacacatgtcattcattggaaTCATCTTATTTTTTGTTTTCCAACCTCTCTCTCCTTCTTAATTATGAATACTTACGTTTTTTTAATTAAAGACAGTT
Above is a window of Helianthus annuus cultivar XRQ/B chromosome 14, HanXRQr2.0-SUNRISE, whole genome shotgun sequence DNA encoding:
- the LOC110908482 gene encoding protochlorophyllide-dependent translocon component 52, chloroplastic, whose protein sequence is MEALRTVSTVAPPKVITAHLSKPLFSLSFTQKRSKSPLLNLTQFTKSKFTKFNVISPSVWTQPAAPPEEETEPDTDEKFDWFSHWYPLMPVCDLDKRAPHGMKVLGLDVVVWWDKNANQWKVFDDRCPHRLAPLSEGRIDQWGRLQCVYHGWCFNGSGNCKLIPQAPLDGPPVHSFPKACVGVYPSTIQYDIVWFWPSTDPQYKDILSKKKPLYIPELSYPSYAFQTYHRDIPYGYEVLIENLMDPSHVQYAHRGIISAKEPSVKVDREGGVPIDLKMEYSDKNGYATTNNQDIKSSFVAPYMYKSNLQNFTPGKFGQKGPEEDVLVFLCIPVSPGNSRLITIIPRHLWVNVSYCKWWNHMIQNLIVDSDLYLLRVQEEKLLEAGPLNWQKVSFVPAKADANVVLFRKWLKKYAGGQFDWGTKFNGALPPIPPREQFFDRYWSHVVNCSSCNRAYKGFKALKISLQVFSVSSVAIMAATKPGMVSVAARNTLAVAAIMCFVGSLWLSRFIYKTFHFHDYNHSFK